One genomic segment of Bdellovibrio bacteriovorus includes these proteins:
- a CDS encoding S1 family peptidase, which yields MFKKLSLSLAVALTLSACAETAQQAQMELSGQQKGVIGGDKVSANSRISRSTVGLYDENAKALCTGTLIAPNLVLTAAHCIDPTSDKMVVLFGQEFKNADASQLRRVVKKVQHKYYGEMKAEDMYDIAMLRFEGTAPAGYAPAPLLSDFSSIRKNTEVVVAGFGLNWAWGVKKGAGTLRTTTLKVKSPMNGSTEIMLDQSLRRGICSGDSGGPAYLDVNGQLYLLGVASRGDSLPIPLTPDCFILSVFTRVDAHADWINETALELLK from the coding sequence ATGTTTAAAAAGCTATCTCTTTCTTTGGCCGTTGCATTAACGTTAAGTGCCTGTGCCGAAACCGCTCAGCAAGCGCAAATGGAGTTAAGTGGCCAACAAAAAGGTGTCATTGGCGGTGATAAAGTTTCTGCAAATAGCCGCATCAGCCGTTCAACAGTAGGTCTTTATGATGAAAATGCCAAAGCCCTTTGCACGGGGACTTTGATTGCACCCAATCTTGTATTAACAGCGGCCCACTGTATCGATCCTACTTCCGACAAAATGGTTGTTTTATTCGGTCAGGAATTTAAAAACGCGGATGCTTCTCAACTTCGTCGCGTGGTTAAAAAAGTTCAGCATAAATACTACGGAGAGATGAAAGCCGAAGACATGTACGATATCGCGATGCTTCGCTTTGAAGGCACGGCTCCAGCGGGATACGCTCCAGCTCCCCTTTTATCTGACTTTTCTAGCATCAGAAAAAACACCGAAGTCGTGGTTGCGGGTTTTGGTTTGAACTGGGCTTGGGGAGTTAAAAAAGGTGCGGGCACTCTGCGCACAACAACTTTGAAAGTGAAATCTCCAATGAACGGATCTACAGAAATCATGCTGGATCAATCACTTCGCCGTGGTATCTGCAGCGGTGATTCTGGTGGGCCTGCGTATCTTGATGTGAACGGTCAGTTGTATCTCTTGGGTGTTGCAAGTCGCGGCGATTCTTTGCCGATTCCATTGACTCCGGATTGCTTTATTCTTTCCGTTTTCACTCGCGTGGATGCTCATGCGGATTGGATTAACGAAACGGCTCTTGAGTTGTTGAAATAA
- a CDS encoding 2OG-Fe(II) oxygenase: MAQNQINLINLERMFDDLAQNNWAVSSTVFTREFCQNLAHECQKLHSDGAFHKASIGRGATKTVHTEIRGDFTLWIEEAQATSLQKDFLSNLQLLLQKLNQDFYLGLKRYETHFALYPPGAGYDKHIDNHRGSGARKITFILYLNESWQKGYGGELSLYQPDQENILITQIEPVLGTFVLFRSDLFPHQVEKSFQPRLSITGWFRDDAS, translated from the coding sequence TTGGCACAGAATCAAATCAATCTCATAAATCTAGAAAGAATGTTTGATGATTTAGCACAGAATAACTGGGCTGTTTCATCCACTGTTTTCACTCGAGAATTCTGCCAAAACCTTGCCCACGAGTGTCAAAAGCTTCACTCTGACGGCGCCTTTCACAAAGCTTCTATCGGACGCGGAGCTACAAAGACAGTTCACACGGAAATTCGAGGCGATTTCACACTGTGGATTGAAGAAGCCCAGGCGACTTCTTTGCAAAAAGATTTTTTGTCAAATCTGCAGCTGCTTTTACAAAAGCTTAATCAGGATTTTTACTTAGGATTGAAAAGGTACGAAACGCATTTTGCTCTCTACCCACCGGGGGCGGGCTATGATAAGCATATCGATAATCATCGAGGTTCTGGAGCAAGAAAGATCACTTTCATTCTCTACCTTAATGAAAGCTGGCAAAAGGGATACGGTGGCGAGTTGAGTCTCTATCAGCCTGATCAGGAAAATATTCTGATCACTCAGATCGAGCCTGTGCTTGGCACTTTTGTTCTTTTCCGCAGTGACCTCTTCCCTCATCAAGTCGAGAAGAGCTTTCAACCACGCCTGAGTATCACGGGCTGGTTTAGGGACGATGCATCATGA
- a CDS encoding DUF2785 domain-containing protein, with translation MVRRLQTSRMLIPLLLSLHGFNALAADLSPQIANKHLLPKAVQVQVTQRGMKYFDNRLSDLLGNLGVKLDEGYFPAMSYTFEKPINPDDFKDSNPEIVKMYAQVRDLLTQWLVGFSLDEHRPSIEIGESGYIANFSRFGLVTDEALMKSLGKRDGAVLAIELEVKKLSIATHSVKAWDMNNEFLGQVGLEDVSITAGDDTTPLKIRLPFYIRSNANGGLDFEALEIDNNLSETPIAYQYKKLIVPQIAVEINGKKFQLNTAQLDAMLMEQAPVILQKVRESLGDFARKQLPELLNQKAKEFLSGSLEQVQDMVPPGTEEYDRRPNFKWGLQLQNINLKKSLNIELTAYVEDPINPKSRPVASNGPRGLPQVNLMPQENYDLALTLDRALINRVLQLSYERKNFETIRQSNGTVLKLKAAPTIDYVKTPAGAVLKPQEAFVKLHVSVENEPNHIALKDKIVIDFDIIAKLRQLSDKSGMQLQLHSIDVDSLVMDNKYLSLVGKLMPGKVREGVKDRLREQSAGWKTVDEVIPGSLPLPPVILGIKLDINRVAVDPNGHIVMYLDYAKTGAKK, from the coding sequence ATGGTACGTCGGCTTCAAACATCGCGCATGTTGATTCCCCTGTTACTGTCGTTGCATGGCTTTAACGCCTTAGCTGCGGACTTGAGTCCTCAGATTGCGAACAAACACCTCTTGCCTAAAGCAGTGCAAGTGCAAGTTACGCAACGTGGAATGAAGTACTTTGATAACCGTTTGAGCGATCTATTAGGAAACCTCGGTGTGAAGCTCGATGAAGGTTATTTCCCAGCGATGAGCTATACTTTTGAAAAGCCCATCAATCCGGATGATTTTAAAGACTCCAATCCTGAAATCGTCAAAATGTATGCGCAAGTTCGCGACCTTTTGACTCAATGGTTGGTCGGTTTTTCATTGGACGAACACCGCCCGTCAATTGAGATCGGCGAATCCGGTTATATCGCCAATTTTTCTCGTTTCGGTTTGGTGACGGATGAAGCCTTGATGAAATCACTAGGAAAGCGCGACGGTGCGGTCTTAGCTATTGAGCTTGAAGTAAAAAAGCTTTCTATCGCCACTCACTCGGTCAAAGCATGGGATATGAATAATGAGTTTCTGGGCCAAGTGGGCCTAGAAGATGTTTCTATCACTGCGGGCGATGACACGACTCCTTTGAAAATTCGTCTTCCATTCTACATTCGCTCTAATGCCAATGGCGGTTTGGACTTCGAAGCTTTAGAGATTGATAATAATCTTTCGGAAACTCCGATCGCTTATCAATACAAAAAATTAATCGTTCCTCAGATCGCGGTTGAAATTAATGGGAAGAAGTTCCAGCTCAACACCGCACAGCTTGATGCGATGTTAATGGAACAAGCTCCGGTTATCTTACAAAAAGTTCGCGAGAGCTTGGGTGACTTTGCTCGTAAGCAATTGCCAGAACTTTTAAATCAAAAGGCCAAAGAATTTTTAAGTGGTTCTTTGGAGCAGGTTCAAGACATGGTTCCGCCAGGAACTGAAGAATATGACCGTCGACCTAACTTCAAATGGGGTTTGCAGCTTCAAAATATCAATTTGAAAAAATCTTTGAACATTGAGCTGACGGCTTATGTTGAAGACCCAATCAATCCCAAAAGTCGCCCGGTTGCGTCCAATGGTCCTCGCGGGTTGCCGCAAGTCAATTTGATGCCTCAGGAAAACTACGACCTGGCATTGACGTTAGATCGCGCGTTGATCAATCGCGTGTTGCAATTGAGTTACGAACGTAAAAACTTTGAGACCATCCGCCAATCCAACGGCACTGTATTGAAACTGAAGGCGGCGCCAACGATTGACTATGTAAAAACTCCAGCCGGCGCGGTCTTAAAGCCACAGGAAGCTTTCGTAAAACTGCATGTTTCAGTTGAAAACGAGCCCAACCACATTGCTCTTAAAGATAAAATCGTGATCGATTTCGACATCATTGCAAAATTACGTCAGTTGAGCGATAAGTCCGGCATGCAGCTGCAGTTGCATTCCATTGACGTGGACTCTTTGGTTATGGACAACAAATACCTTTCACTTGTGGGTAAGTTGATGCCAGGCAAAGTGCGCGAAGGTGTGAAAGACAGACTGCGTGAGCAAAGTGCAGGCTGGAAAACTGTGGATGAAGTCATCCCGGGAAGTTTGCCACTTCCACCTGTGATTTTAGGAATTAAATTGGATATCAATCGCGTTGCTGTAGATCCAAACGGTCACATCGTCATGTATCTAGACTACGCGAAAACAGGAGCTAAAAAATGA
- a CDS encoding ABC transporter ATP-binding protein: MKSLFYQVVFTRFYARVLILITSLFGAVFGLLGPFFQKEFIDQLTGQQGHLHLVDFSNPLTYVLGAFFCVLIAQAFSQLTNYLSIRESLYMQKIFAQRLYEKTLHLRVDTMSGKPVGEIVSLYATDVQGATVFLDQTLPAGASTLFPLILAPFAISILFDVPIWPTVLLMFAIATLNTFMAFRQSKFFFNFKQLAAERIGLVNEWIQNIRTIRILGWIRHFEANIFVKREVETRNRVLMVTNGQIMNSISSSITFFLNVVALGSLVLYTKHQMTSGELLALLWIVGVFLTRPFRQMPWFFTFAFDSWTSLKRLEDFLSTKNNETNGEKELSKQERKREEKFALQVRNLNLSISGKRILKNINLDVKHGEFVAVVGEVGAGKSMLLLSLLRETGASFESYHFGEKNALEMTLDEVRAQYAYVPQEGFIMNATLRENVAFIYDIEPERDPMIEESLKLAQFDLNTERVEKGLATEIGERGVNLSGGQRQRVGLARVHFHKAPVLLLDDCLSAVDVDTEQKLFEQLLLGAWAGRTRLLVTHRLSALHQVDRILFMEEGQIVDSGTFEELLGRNQKFREYTTTVAKEATQKTEVSHV, encoded by the coding sequence ATGAAGTCACTCTTTTATCAGGTCGTATTCACTCGCTTCTATGCGCGAGTTTTGATTCTTATCACGTCCCTTTTTGGTGCGGTGTTTGGACTATTAGGCCCTTTCTTTCAAAAAGAATTCATTGACCAACTGACGGGACAGCAAGGGCATTTGCATCTTGTCGATTTTTCTAATCCCCTCACCTACGTGCTGGGTGCATTCTTCTGCGTATTGATTGCGCAGGCGTTCTCACAGCTGACAAACTATTTAAGCATTCGAGAATCTTTGTACATGCAAAAAATCTTTGCCCAAAGACTTTACGAAAAGACGCTGCACTTGCGTGTCGATACTATGAGCGGCAAGCCTGTCGGGGAAATCGTCTCGTTGTATGCCACGGACGTCCAAGGGGCGACCGTGTTTTTAGATCAAACATTGCCAGCGGGAGCTTCTACGCTCTTTCCATTGATCTTGGCGCCGTTTGCGATCTCCATTCTTTTTGATGTTCCGATCTGGCCTACGGTTCTTTTGATGTTTGCTATTGCCACACTGAATACCTTTATGGCCTTTCGCCAATCGAAATTCTTTTTTAATTTTAAACAGCTGGCGGCAGAACGCATTGGCTTGGTGAATGAATGGATTCAAAATATTCGTACGATCCGCATCCTAGGTTGGATTCGTCATTTTGAAGCTAATATTTTTGTCAAACGTGAAGTGGAAACACGCAATCGTGTCTTGATGGTGACGAATGGTCAGATCATGAACTCGATTTCGTCTTCGATTACGTTTTTCTTAAACGTCGTGGCTTTGGGATCTTTGGTGCTTTATACAAAACACCAAATGACCAGTGGCGAGCTTTTGGCTCTACTTTGGATTGTCGGCGTTTTCTTGACTCGTCCCTTCCGCCAAATGCCTTGGTTCTTCACTTTCGCTTTTGATTCTTGGACCTCGCTAAAACGTCTGGAAGATTTTCTTTCGACGAAAAACAATGAAACCAATGGCGAAAAAGAGCTTTCGAAACAAGAAAGAAAACGCGAAGAAAAATTTGCTCTGCAAGTTCGTAACTTAAATCTTTCTATCAGCGGCAAACGCATTCTGAAAAACATCAATCTCGATGTAAAACATGGCGAATTCGTCGCGGTCGTGGGAGAAGTGGGTGCCGGGAAATCCATGCTGCTACTTTCTTTACTGCGCGAAACGGGAGCAAGCTTTGAATCTTATCACTTCGGCGAAAAAAATGCGCTGGAGATGACTTTAGACGAAGTGCGCGCACAATATGCCTATGTTCCGCAAGAAGGCTTCATTATGAATGCGACATTGCGTGAAAACGTGGCCTTTATTTATGACATCGAGCCCGAACGCGATCCGATGATCGAAGAATCCTTAAAGCTCGCGCAATTTGATTTAAATACTGAGCGTGTTGAAAAAGGTTTAGCCACAGAAATTGGCGAGCGTGGCGTGAATCTTTCAGGCGGTCAAAGACAGCGTGTGGGTTTGGCGCGTGTGCACTTTCATAAAGCCCCCGTGTTGCTTTTAGATGACTGCCTTAGTGCGGTGGACGTCGACACGGAACAAAAACTTTTCGAACAGCTTTTATTAGGCGCTTGGGCCGGGCGCACTCGCCTTTTAGTCACGCACCGTTTGAGCGCCCTTCATCAGGTGGATCGCATTTTATTTATGGAAGAAGGACAGATCGTCGACTCTGGAACTTTTGAGGAGCTTTTAGGAAGAAATCAAAAGTTCCGTGAATACACTACGACCGTCGCCAAAGAGGCCACGCAAAAGACGGAGGTGAGTCATGTCTAA
- a CDS encoding flavin monoamine oxidase family protein — protein MAKSSFTRREFLKVSALGTSAMALSSCTSLDRYFMGDKRNFKNEVVILGAGAAGLSAAFELKKRKIPFRIFEASSRVGGRVQSVTVFPQGGPVAELGAEFFDSTHTRVFELAKELNIPTSEVKTAAGLEAHLFSFDKKVYRVKDIASRLKTLQSPFRRIRTELYREQDVILTYRNSFQFERAAYYDSLSLTDLLDSWKSEVDPLVLQLIEAQAVSRFGVDAKDQSALHFLSTLDAEGSSLLAGRPVFRMDGGLSNLMQTLSARVAGVIPDYVVRLNSPLTSISEDDGTFELTFQTPEGKETFTTRHVICTLPFSKLREVSGIQNLNFSQVKKENIMSQAYATHSKGTLGFASPFWRDRRGTVPANVGNFTGDFVTQKIWDSGRAQKGTQGLLTFQRAGTSGAKAGAAASGEALKDLDIFYNDLPAIAEGSSEVANWQQRKWSLGSMAVFKPGQYMRYKGAAAEAEYGGRFQFAGEHTSVRFAGTLHGALESGVRAASEIQI, from the coding sequence ATGGCAAAAAGTTCTTTTACTCGCCGCGAATTTTTAAAAGTTTCTGCTCTAGGCACGTCTGCTATGGCACTTAGCAGTTGCACTAGCTTAGACCGTTATTTCATGGGTGATAAAAGAAATTTTAAAAACGAAGTTGTCATTCTGGGCGCGGGGGCCGCAGGTTTGTCTGCCGCGTTTGAACTGAAAAAACGCAAAATCCCTTTTCGCATATTCGAAGCCTCCTCACGAGTTGGGGGCCGCGTGCAATCCGTGACCGTTTTTCCTCAAGGAGGACCGGTGGCCGAATTGGGTGCGGAGTTTTTTGATAGCACGCACACCCGCGTCTTTGAGTTAGCCAAAGAGCTCAATATTCCGACAAGCGAAGTAAAAACAGCGGCCGGCCTTGAGGCTCATCTCTTTTCATTCGATAAAAAAGTTTATCGTGTCAAAGACATCGCATCACGCTTAAAGACTTTGCAGAGTCCCTTCCGTCGCATCCGCACAGAGCTGTATCGCGAACAGGATGTCATTCTGACTTATCGAAATTCTTTTCAGTTCGAAAGGGCGGCTTACTATGACTCTTTGTCATTAACCGACCTTCTTGATAGTTGGAAAAGTGAAGTCGATCCCTTGGTATTACAGTTGATTGAAGCTCAAGCTGTCAGCCGCTTCGGTGTGGATGCAAAAGATCAATCGGCGTTGCACTTTTTGTCGACGTTAGATGCTGAAGGCAGCTCATTGCTAGCGGGGCGTCCGGTGTTTCGCATGGACGGGGGACTTTCAAATCTAATGCAAACTCTTTCTGCACGGGTCGCGGGAGTGATTCCTGATTACGTCGTTCGTCTAAATAGTCCACTGACTTCGATCTCTGAAGATGATGGAACATTTGAACTTACATTCCAGACACCGGAAGGAAAAGAGACGTTCACAACCCGACATGTGATTTGCACTTTGCCGTTTTCAAAGCTGCGCGAAGTCAGCGGCATTCAGAATTTGAATTTCTCGCAAGTGAAAAAAGAGAACATCATGTCGCAGGCTTATGCGACCCACTCTAAAGGAACGTTGGGCTTTGCTTCACCATTCTGGCGTGATCGTCGCGGGACGGTGCCGGCAAATGTCGGAAACTTCACTGGAGATTTCGTAACTCAAAAAATCTGGGATTCGGGCCGTGCACAGAAAGGAACACAAGGTCTATTGACCTTCCAACGTGCGGGAACTTCCGGAGCCAAAGCGGGAGCTGCGGCCTCGGGTGAGGCGCTGAAAGATTTAGATATTTTCTATAATGATCTTCCGGCTATTGCCGAAGGCTCTTCCGAAGTTGCTAATTGGCAGCAGCGCAAATGGTCTTTAGGTTCCATGGCGGTATTTAAGCCAGGTCAGTATATGCGCTACAAAGGAGCTGCGGCCGAAGCTGAGTATGGCGGCAGATTCCAGTTCGCCGGTGAACACACCAGTGTTCGATTTGCGGGAACTTTGCACGGGGCCTTGGAGAGCGGTGTTCGAGCCGCTTCAGAAATTCAGATTTAA